In one Heteronotia binoei isolate CCM8104 ecotype False Entrance Well chromosome 1, APGP_CSIRO_Hbin_v1, whole genome shotgun sequence genomic region, the following are encoded:
- the TATDN3 gene encoding putative deoxyribonuclease TATDN3 isoform X3, with translation MGPVDCHCHLAAPEFQEDVEDIVEEAKQAKVLALVVVAEHSGEFERIIQLSERYPGFVFSCLGVHPIQRIPSGCERSVTLKDLDEALPLMELHKDCLLAIGEVGLDFTPRFASTDEQKEEQRQVLIKQIQLAKQLHLPLNVHSRSAGRPTINLLKEQGTERVLLHAFDGKPSVAMEGVKAGYFFSIPPSIIRSEQQKLVKQLPLDSICLETDSPALGPEKQVRNEPKNIFIAAEYIAKIKGVSLEDVIDVTTQNALKLFPKLKNFLQK, from the exons ATGGGAccggtggattgccattgccatcTCGCGGCGCCTGAATTTCAAGAG gATGTTGAAGATATAGTGGAAGAAGCAAAACAG GCTAAAGTTTTAGCCCTTGTTGTAGTTGCTGAACATTCAGGAGAGTTTGAAAGAATTATTCAGCTTTCAGAAAG GTATCCAGGATTTGTCTTTTCATGTCTGGGTGTTCATCCAATTCAGAGAATTCCATCAGGATGTGAGCGCAGTGTTACTTTAAAG GATCTGGATGAAGCCTTGCCACTCATGGAACTCCACAAGGACTGCTTGTTGGCCATTGGAGAG gttGGTCTGGATTTCACTCCCAGGTTTGCCAGCACTGATGAACAGAAGGAAGAGCAGAGACAAGTCTTGATCAAACAGATTCAGCTAGCAAAGCAACTTCATCTCCCTTT AAATGTCCACTCCCGCTCAGCTGGAAGACCAACCATTAACCTCTTAAAGGAGCAAG GTACTGAAAGAGTGTTGCTCCATGCATTTGATGGCAAGCCTTCAGTGGCCATGGAAGGGGTGAAGGCTGGATATTTTTTCTCCATTCCTCCTTCTATTATAAGGAGTGAACAG CAGAAGCTTGTGAAGCAACTTCCTCTAGACAGCATTTGCTTAGAAACAGACTCTCCTGCACTGGGTCCTGAGAAGCAG GTGAGAAATGAACCAAAGAATATTTTCATTGCTGCGGAATACATTGCTAAAATTAAAGGCGTTTCACTGGAAGACGTTATAGATGTGACAACACAGAATGCCCTGAAACTCTTTCCCAAACTGAAAAACTTTCTTCAGAAATAG
- the TATDN3 gene encoding putative deoxyribonuclease TATDN3 isoform X2, with protein MGPVDCHCHLAAPEFQEDVEDIVEEAKQAKVLALVVVAEHSGEFERIIQLSERYPGFVFSCLGVHPIQRIPSGCERSVTLKDLDEALPLMELHKDCLLAIGEVGLDFTPRFASTDEQKEEQRQVLIKQIQLAKQLHLPLNVHSRSAGRPTINLLKEQGTERVLLHAFDGKPSVAMEGVKAGYFFSIPPSIIRSEQKQKLVKQLPLDSICLETDSPALGPEKQVRNEPKNIFIAAEYIAKIKGVSLEDVIDVTTQNALKLFPKLKNFLQK; from the exons ATGGGAccggtggattgccattgccatcTCGCGGCGCCTGAATTTCAAGAG gATGTTGAAGATATAGTGGAAGAAGCAAAACAG GCTAAAGTTTTAGCCCTTGTTGTAGTTGCTGAACATTCAGGAGAGTTTGAAAGAATTATTCAGCTTTCAGAAAG GTATCCAGGATTTGTCTTTTCATGTCTGGGTGTTCATCCAATTCAGAGAATTCCATCAGGATGTGAGCGCAGTGTTACTTTAAAG GATCTGGATGAAGCCTTGCCACTCATGGAACTCCACAAGGACTGCTTGTTGGCCATTGGAGAG gttGGTCTGGATTTCACTCCCAGGTTTGCCAGCACTGATGAACAGAAGGAAGAGCAGAGACAAGTCTTGATCAAACAGATTCAGCTAGCAAAGCAACTTCATCTCCCTTT AAATGTCCACTCCCGCTCAGCTGGAAGACCAACCATTAACCTCTTAAAGGAGCAAG GTACTGAAAGAGTGTTGCTCCATGCATTTGATGGCAAGCCTTCAGTGGCCATGGAAGGGGTGAAGGCTGGATATTTTTTCTCCATTCCTCCTTCTATTATAAGGAGTGAACAG AAGCAGAAGCTTGTGAAGCAACTTCCTCTAGACAGCATTTGCTTAGAAACAGACTCTCCTGCACTGGGTCCTGAGAAGCAG GTGAGAAATGAACCAAAGAATATTTTCATTGCTGCGGAATACATTGCTAAAATTAAAGGCGTTTCACTGGAAGACGTTATAGATGTGACAACACAGAATGCCCTGAAACTCTTTCCCAAACTGAAAAACTTTCTTCAGAAATAG
- the TATDN3 gene encoding putative deoxyribonuclease TATDN3 isoform X5, whose protein sequence is MGPVDCHCHLAAPEFQEAKVLALVVVAEHSGEFERIIQLSERYPGFVFSCLGVHPIQRIPSGCERSVTLKDLDEALPLMELHKDCLLAIGEVGLDFTPRFASTDEQKEEQRQVLIKQIQLAKQLHLPLNVHSRSAGRPTINLLKEQGTERVLLHAFDGKPSVAMEGVKAGYFFSIPPSIIRSEQQKLVKQLPLDSICLETDSPALGPEKQVRNEPKNIFIAAEYIAKIKGVSLEDVIDVTTQNALKLFPKLKNFLQK, encoded by the exons ATGGGAccggtggattgccattgccatcTCGCGGCGCCTGAATTTCAAGAG GCTAAAGTTTTAGCCCTTGTTGTAGTTGCTGAACATTCAGGAGAGTTTGAAAGAATTATTCAGCTTTCAGAAAG GTATCCAGGATTTGTCTTTTCATGTCTGGGTGTTCATCCAATTCAGAGAATTCCATCAGGATGTGAGCGCAGTGTTACTTTAAAG GATCTGGATGAAGCCTTGCCACTCATGGAACTCCACAAGGACTGCTTGTTGGCCATTGGAGAG gttGGTCTGGATTTCACTCCCAGGTTTGCCAGCACTGATGAACAGAAGGAAGAGCAGAGACAAGTCTTGATCAAACAGATTCAGCTAGCAAAGCAACTTCATCTCCCTTT AAATGTCCACTCCCGCTCAGCTGGAAGACCAACCATTAACCTCTTAAAGGAGCAAG GTACTGAAAGAGTGTTGCTCCATGCATTTGATGGCAAGCCTTCAGTGGCCATGGAAGGGGTGAAGGCTGGATATTTTTTCTCCATTCCTCCTTCTATTATAAGGAGTGAACAG CAGAAGCTTGTGAAGCAACTTCCTCTAGACAGCATTTGCTTAGAAACAGACTCTCCTGCACTGGGTCCTGAGAAGCAG GTGAGAAATGAACCAAAGAATATTTTCATTGCTGCGGAATACATTGCTAAAATTAAAGGCGTTTCACTGGAAGACGTTATAGATGTGACAACACAGAATGCCCTGAAACTCTTTCCCAAACTGAAAAACTTTCTTCAGAAATAG
- the TATDN3 gene encoding putative deoxyribonuclease TATDN3 isoform X4 — protein sequence MGPVDCHCHLAAPEFQEAKVLALVVVAEHSGEFERIIQLSERYPGFVFSCLGVHPIQRIPSGCERSVTLKDLDEALPLMELHKDCLLAIGEVGLDFTPRFASTDEQKEEQRQVLIKQIQLAKQLHLPLNVHSRSAGRPTINLLKEQGTERVLLHAFDGKPSVAMEGVKAGYFFSIPPSIIRSEQKQKLVKQLPLDSICLETDSPALGPEKQVRNEPKNIFIAAEYIAKIKGVSLEDVIDVTTQNALKLFPKLKNFLQK from the exons ATGGGAccggtggattgccattgccatcTCGCGGCGCCTGAATTTCAAGAG GCTAAAGTTTTAGCCCTTGTTGTAGTTGCTGAACATTCAGGAGAGTTTGAAAGAATTATTCAGCTTTCAGAAAG GTATCCAGGATTTGTCTTTTCATGTCTGGGTGTTCATCCAATTCAGAGAATTCCATCAGGATGTGAGCGCAGTGTTACTTTAAAG GATCTGGATGAAGCCTTGCCACTCATGGAACTCCACAAGGACTGCTTGTTGGCCATTGGAGAG gttGGTCTGGATTTCACTCCCAGGTTTGCCAGCACTGATGAACAGAAGGAAGAGCAGAGACAAGTCTTGATCAAACAGATTCAGCTAGCAAAGCAACTTCATCTCCCTTT AAATGTCCACTCCCGCTCAGCTGGAAGACCAACCATTAACCTCTTAAAGGAGCAAG GTACTGAAAGAGTGTTGCTCCATGCATTTGATGGCAAGCCTTCAGTGGCCATGGAAGGGGTGAAGGCTGGATATTTTTTCTCCATTCCTCCTTCTATTATAAGGAGTGAACAG AAGCAGAAGCTTGTGAAGCAACTTCCTCTAGACAGCATTTGCTTAGAAACAGACTCTCCTGCACTGGGTCCTGAGAAGCAG GTGAGAAATGAACCAAAGAATATTTTCATTGCTGCGGAATACATTGCTAAAATTAAAGGCGTTTCACTGGAAGACGTTATAGATGTGACAACACAGAATGCCCTGAAACTCTTTCCCAAACTGAAAAACTTTCTTCAGAAATAG
- the TATDN3 gene encoding putative deoxyribonuclease TATDN3 isoform X1 has product MGGREGGRRLAADGTEPLGQKVRSRNIPVQGRLPSGPPSIPVGLGKDVEDIVEEAKQAKVLALVVVAEHSGEFERIIQLSERYPGFVFSCLGVHPIQRIPSGCERSVTLKDLDEALPLMELHKDCLLAIGEVGLDFTPRFASTDEQKEEQRQVLIKQIQLAKQLHLPLNVHSRSAGRPTINLLKEQGTERVLLHAFDGKPSVAMEGVKAGYFFSIPPSIIRSEQQKLVKQLPLDSICLETDSPALGPEKQVRNEPKNIFIAAEYIAKIKGVSLEDVIDVTTQNALKLFPKLKNFLQK; this is encoded by the exons atgggagggagggagggagggaggcgcttGGCTGCGGATGGAACAGAACCTCTTGGACAAAAGGTCAGATCAAGAAACATCCCTGTGCAAGGCAGGCTTCCTTCGGGGCCTCCCAGCATCCCAGTGGGTTTAGGCAAG gATGTTGAAGATATAGTGGAAGAAGCAAAACAG GCTAAAGTTTTAGCCCTTGTTGTAGTTGCTGAACATTCAGGAGAGTTTGAAAGAATTATTCAGCTTTCAGAAAG GTATCCAGGATTTGTCTTTTCATGTCTGGGTGTTCATCCAATTCAGAGAATTCCATCAGGATGTGAGCGCAGTGTTACTTTAAAG GATCTGGATGAAGCCTTGCCACTCATGGAACTCCACAAGGACTGCTTGTTGGCCATTGGAGAG gttGGTCTGGATTTCACTCCCAGGTTTGCCAGCACTGATGAACAGAAGGAAGAGCAGAGACAAGTCTTGATCAAACAGATTCAGCTAGCAAAGCAACTTCATCTCCCTTT AAATGTCCACTCCCGCTCAGCTGGAAGACCAACCATTAACCTCTTAAAGGAGCAAG GTACTGAAAGAGTGTTGCTCCATGCATTTGATGGCAAGCCTTCAGTGGCCATGGAAGGGGTGAAGGCTGGATATTTTTTCTCCATTCCTCCTTCTATTATAAGGAGTGAACAG CAGAAGCTTGTGAAGCAACTTCCTCTAGACAGCATTTGCTTAGAAACAGACTCTCCTGCACTGGGTCCTGAGAAGCAG GTGAGAAATGAACCAAAGAATATTTTCATTGCTGCGGAATACATTGCTAAAATTAAAGGCGTTTCACTGGAAGACGTTATAGATGTGACAACACAGAATGCCCTGAAACTCTTTCCCAAACTGAAAAACTTTCTTCAGAAATAG